One stretch of Acanthochromis polyacanthus isolate Apoly-LR-REF ecotype Palm Island chromosome 16, KAUST_Apoly_ChrSc, whole genome shotgun sequence DNA includes these proteins:
- the ylpm1 gene encoding YLP motif-containing protein 1 isoform X1 yields MYPSWGNYSGPQAQNYGGPGPRKQPTTGNPGQPAVGFGGFDAPSGGGSLFSSLQEQHLQQMQQLQMLHQKQLQSVLHHGNNAAAFGGGLSGGFPGSPWHSEGSGQFDSSAAAQPYFKQDETQPGRVPPAPTQGGHQQPPPPPPQPHSAETKPAPPPPEPQPKPPESNGAAKPKETPKKEPSTTEGDKSLPLQEQQQLWYKQHLQNLQKLKQEKAKQNQKGGDGSAGQTAAPLPPSEPPKNAPPPPPPKEEPPAPPPPPEEARSENVGKSPTFTDTPEVPKDPEEAARLQQLQAAAAQWQQVQQQRAGLQYQALMQQHEKLQQILEKYQQLIQQPANLQSMSAEMQLRHYEMQQQQFIPLFQDWDHCFVLWYEQFQTYPHKDQLQDYEHQWKQWQEQMNATNAHLQERVATLTAVVPFSSSQYNSGMMGQFGQYPGQDMQRQQQSVNPGVQQSPGASGPRPQGSQPTGFGTHSESPAGPTVRPSGPTGTGVRPPGPPVVQPTSFNSIRGPRPNNPRFDQPQQGFDAPPRFDQPQQRFDGPQRFDKPQQRFEGPPRFDKPQQRFDGPPRFDKPQQRFDGPARFDQPQQRFDGPARFDQPQQRFEGPTRFDTPRNRFDGPPRFDQPRQRFDGPPRFDQPRFGQQPRFETTRHPGPSPRFERPPVPQQGPQPKTEQGSQQPASVESKTQGKSTAHSQSEKEKGELEPINKTNTEDMTDDNLLVNEGFFVQSDPIPQTLKTSATPLESDSKNTSDNSEKAKPVNSKPSVAATSNVVSKSPAQNPPKPDGPVSSSKPPMIPKPSGIKPEPQGPGQVQSRPEPLRPTPSRGRGQPPMPAQVHGRGRGLRAGGEFGGSNTGPVGEKIGEMPYDYEGTEENMGMPEEQEDYHWEDPSYEEFGGEESEAPPEEMWMPEEHHFPEEEYYEEPIGGLHIGRGGHPMMRGGPPMMRGGPPVGRGGHPMGRGGPPMGRGGPPMGRGGPPMGRGGPPMGRGGPPMGRGGPPMGRGGPPMGRGGPSVGRGGAPMGRGEPMDRHWEEPESAEYSEEGDPYWRERRPPMRGMRPPFPPGRGRPPRGHPGFMHPGHGRLPHPPHGPIDHEALGHGMDTDETKMDPSMHPMYHGHDPHGHPVHPEAGRGRRRVPPPPHERMDPTEEPFYDEGREQEVGWQPPHARGPPPPPHELMDRGGIRRRPMGRGMARGMWRPGPRHEEYEEGYNEGYAVDYDHGEDGYRWRLQEDYPSDDYHDGKYYESEWDRERPPPERDYPPHMPPQEPFRDGRWQEERERGHQYSYEEHDRGRGELRIREYRDEPPYRLDESPYPVPSDWERPSRLPPPPDRRYPPDYQDPRARYEEPREERPLDLPHAPPAAPVTNLPESSAEPAPQGPGANVLALSQRQHEIILKAAQELKLIRELQEAKTPGTESQPATTDILPELPTGLLNLEIPQDVRNVLKGMSAAQTTATEPVPWESKPTTNYHPSLPSASIPPMIPKTVDYGHGHEPGTTVERISYGERIVLRPDPMTSDRGYEKEPLRLRDPYSRDPYYERRLDPYMDRREYSRERELYREKPEYERERFERERYPTPRDRDDSTQAMVEERSPLAPPLRSGYRERDRDVRERDRSGSRDPDEHYGRPAYDRPPYERAGLDRSGPDRFGHSSSPYMDRRSFPEERGPQTAPPLPPPPQPPPKVEKKPEIKNIDDILKPPGRMSRPERIVIIMRGLPGSGKSHVAKLIRDKEVDCGGAPPRVLVLDDYFMTEVEKVEKDPDTGKRVKTKGLEYEYEPEMEDTYRNSMLKTFKKTLDDGFFPFIILDTINDRVKHFDQFWSAAKTKGFEVYLAEITADTQTCAKRNVHGRTLKDILKMSNNWESSPRHMVRLDVRSLLQDAAIEEVEMEDFNPDDEPQEPKREEEEEGDMGYIPKSKWEMDTSEAKLDKLDGLSGGGKRKREDMAGLEDYLQLPDDYATRMSEPGKKRVRWADLEEQKDADRKRAIGFVVGQTDWERITDESGQLAQRALNRTKYF; encoded by the exons GAGCAACAACAGCTGTGGTACAAACAGCATCTTCAGAATCTCCAGAAATTGAAGCAAGAGAAAGCCAAACAGAATCAGAAGGGTGGTGATGGTTCTGCAGGCCAAACAGCAGCTCCTCTcccaccatcagaaccaccaaaAAATGCACCTCCTCCACCGCCTCCTAAAGAAGAACCCCCagcaccacctccaccacccgAAGAAGCACGG AGTGAAAATGTAGGAAAGTCACCTACATTTACAGACACA CCTGAAGTCCCAAAAGATCCAGAAGAAGCTGCCCGCCTCCAGCAGTTACAGGCTGCAGCAGCACAGTGGCAGcaggtgcagcagcagagagcaggCTTACAATACCAGGCTCTCATGCAACAACATGAAAAGCTTCAGCAGATCTTGGAAAAATATCAACAGCTGATTCAACAACCTGCAAACCTACAG TCAATGTCTGCTGAAATGCAGCTGAGGCACTATGAAATGCAGCAACAGCAGTTCATCCCTTTATTCCAAGACTGGGATCACTGCTTCGTCTTGTGGTATGAACAGTTCCAGACCTATCCCCACAAAGACCAACTGCAGGACTATGAGCACCAGTGGAAACAGTGGCAGGAGCAAATGAACGCCACCAACGCCCACCTGCAAGAAAGAGTGGCAACTCTTACTGCCGTGGTGCCATTTTCCTCAAGCCAGTACAACAGTGGGATGATGGGACAGTTTGGCCAGTACCCTGGACAGGACATGCAAAGGCAGCAGCAATCAGTAAATCCAGGTGTACAGCAGTCCCCAGGTGCTAGTGGACCGAGGCCTCAAGGTTCACAGCCTACTGGCTTTGGGACACATTCAGAATCACCTGCTGGACCCACTGTGCGACCAAGTGGCCCTACTGGCACTGGAGTCAGACCTCCAGGTCCCCCAGTTGTTCAGCCAACAAGCTTCAACAGCATTAGAGGTCCACG GCCAAACAACCCCAGATTTGACCAGCCGCAGCAAGGTTTTGATGCTCCCCCAAGGTTCGACCAACCACAGCAGCGTTTTGATGGTCCCCAGAGATTTGACAAACCACAGCAGCGCTTTGAAGGTCCTCCAAGGTTTGACAAACCACAGCAGCGCTTTGATGGCCCTCCAAGGTTTGACAAACCACAGCAGCGCTTTGATGGCCCTGCTCGGTTTGACCAGCCACAGCAACGCTTTGATGGACCTGCTCGGTTTGACCAGCCACAGCAGCGTTTTGAGGGTCCCACTCGATTTGACACACCTAGGAATCGGTTCGATGGTCCCCCCAGATTTGACCAACCAAGGCAACGCTTTGATGGACCCCCCAGATTTGACCAACCTCGATTTGGTCAGCAGCCTCGGTTTGAGACTACAAGGCACCCTGGCCCTTCACCTCGTTTTGAACGTCCACCTGTGCCACAGCAAGGTCCCCAACCTAAGACAGAACAAGGCAGTCAGCAGCCTGCTAGTGTAGAGTCCAAGACCCAGGGGAAGTCAACAGCTCATTCAcagtctgaaaaagaaaaaggtgaaTTAGAACCCATTAATAAGACCAATACTGAAGACATGACAGATGACAACTTGCTTGTAAATGAGGGCttttttgtccaaagtgacccCATTCCTCAGACATTAAAAACAAGCGCTACACCTCTGGAATCAGATAGCAAAAACACTTCTGATAATAGTGAAAAAGCCAAACCTGTTAATAGCAAACCTTCTGTAGCTGCTACTTCCAATGTGGTCTCAAAAAGTCCTGCACAAAATCCTCCCAAACCGGATGGGCCAGTGTCAAGCAGCAAGCCACCAATGATTCCAAAACCTTCTGGAATCAAACCAGAGCCACAAGGTCCTGGCCAGGTGCAGTCACGACCAGAGCCTCTAAGGCCTACCCCTAGTAGGGGGCGAGGCCAGCCTCCCATGCCTGCCCAAGTACATGGTCGTGGACGTGGGTTAAGGGCCGGTGGAGAGTTTGGGGGATCAAACACTGGGCCTGTTGGGGAGAAGATAGGAGAAATGCCTTATGACTATGAGGGAACTGAAGAGAACATGGGGATGCCAGAAGAGCAAGAAGACTATCACTGGGAAGACCCTTCATATGAGGAGTTTGGCGGTGAGGAATCAGAGGCTCCCCCTGAAGAAATGTGGATGCCAGAAGAACATCACTTCCCAGAGGAAGAGTATTATGAAGAACCAATAGGAGGGCTCCACATCGGTAGGGGTGGACACCCAATGATGAGAGGTGGACCCCCAATGATGAGAGGAGGTCCACCTGTAGGTAGAGGTGGTCATCCCATGGGAAGAGGAGGGCCGCCTATGGGTAGAGGGGGACCACCTATGGGAAGAGGAGGTCCACCCATGGGTAGAGGGGGACCACCTATGGGGCGAGGAGGGCCACCCATGGGTAGGGGAGGACCACCTATGGGTAGAGGAGGGCCCCCTATGGGAAGAGGAGGTCCATCTGTAGGAAGAGGAGGAGCGCCCATGGGAAGAGGAGAGCCAATGGACAGACATTGGGAGGAGCCAGAGTCAGCTGAGTACTCGGAGGAGGGAGACCCTTACTGGAGAGAAAGGAGACCTCCAATGAGAGGTATGAGACCCCCATTTCCACCAGGCCGGGGTCGTCCCCCACGTGGCCACCCTGGTTTCATGCATCCAGGACACGGCCGTCTCCCTCACCCTCCACATGGACCAATAGATCATGAGGCATTAGGCCATGGAATGGAcactgatgagaccaaaatggaTCCATCAATGCACCCTATGTACCATGGCCACGACCCTCATGGCCATCCAGTGCATCCGGAGGCAGGAAGAGGCAGACGTCGTGTACCACCACCGCCTCATGAAAGGATGGATCCTACGGAAGAGCCATTTTATGATGAAGGAAGGGAGCAAGAAGTAGGTTGGCAACCACCACATGCCAGAGgccctccaccacctccacatgAGCTAATGGACAGAGGAGGAATAAGGAGGAGACCTATGGGTCGAGGAATGGCACGGGGGATGTGGCGACCAGGTCCAAGACATGAGGAGTATGAAGAAGGATATAACGAGGGTTACGCTGTGGATTATGATCATGGGGAAGATGGGTATCGCTGGCGGCTACAAGAGGACTATCCTTCTGATGACTATCATGATGGTAAATACTATGAGTCTGAGTGGGACAGAGAACGTCCTCCTCCTGAGAGGGACTACCCTCCCCACATGCCACCACAAGAGCCCTTTAGGGATGGCCGTTGGcaagaggaaagagaaagaggtCATCAGTATTCATATGAAGAGCATGACAGGGGACGAGGAGAACTCAGGATTCGTGAATACAGAGATGAGCCACCATACCGACTGGACGAATCCCCATACCCAGTTCCTTCAGACTGGGAAAGGCCTTCCAGGCTTCCTCCGCCACCAGATAGAAGGTATCCTCCTGACTATCAAGATCCCAGAGCTCGCTATGAGGAGCCTAGAGAAGAACGTCCTTTAGATTTGCCACATGCACCACCTGCTGCACCTGTCACAAATTTGCCTGAAAGCTCAGCTGAACCAGCGCCCCAAGGACCAGGAGCAAATGTTCTTGCCCTATCCCAGCGTCAGCATGAGATCATCCTGAAAGCTGCTCAAGAGCTTAAACTAATAAG AGAATTGCAGGAGGCAAAGACGCCTGGTACTGAATCTCAGCCTGCGACAACTGATATTCTGCCAGAACTGCCTACTGGTCTTCTTAATTTGGAGATCCCACAAGACGTCAGGAATGTTCTGAAG GGTATGAGTGCAGCACAGACAACTGCAACTGAACCTGTGCCTTGGGAAAGCAAACCTACAACAAATTACCATCCATCTCTCCCTTCTGCATCCATACCTCCAATGATTCCAAAGACTGTTGATTATGGGCATGGGCACG AGCCGGGAACCACTGTTGAGCGGATCTCTTATGGTGAGAGAATTGTGTTGAGGCCTGATCCAATGACATCAGACCGAGGCTATGAAAAAG AACCTCTTCGTCTCAGAGATCCTTACAGCAGAGACCCGTACTATGAAAGGCGATTGGACCCCTACATGGACCGCCGGGAgtacagcagagagagagaattaTACAGAGAAAAGCCTGAATATGAAAGAGAAAGATTTGAGAGGGAGCGCTACCCAACCCCAAGAGATAGAGATGACAG CACACAGGCCATGGTTGAAGAAAG ATCTCCACTGGCGCCTCCTCTCCGCTCAGGATACCGAGAGAGAGACCGGGATGTTCGAGAGAGGGACCGAAGTGGCAGCCGTGATCCAGATGAACATTATGGAAGGCCTGCCTACGATAGACCTCCGTATGAACGCGCTGGACTTGACCGCAGTGGGCCTGATCGTTTCGGCCATAGTTCCTCACCTTACA TGGATAGAAGAAGTTTTCCAGAGGAAAGAGGGCCTCAGACTGCACCACCTCTCCCACCTCCACCACAGCCGCCTCCAAAAGTCGAGAAGAAGCCAGAAATCAAGAACATCGACGATATCCTTAAACCTCCTGGCAGAATGTCTCGGCCTGAACGG ATTGTCATCATAATGAGAGGACTTCCAGGGAGTGGAAAGAGTCACGTTGCAAAGCTCATACGG GACAAGGAAGTGGATTGTGGTGGTGCACCTCCAAGAGTCCTTGTTTTGGATGACTATTTCATGACGGAGGTTGAGAAAGTTGAGAAAGACCCAGACACTGGCAAGAGAGTCAAAACCAAG GGTCTTGAGTACGAGTATGAGCCAGAGATGGAGGATACCTACCGGAACAGCATGcttaaaacttttaagaaaacCCTGGATGACGGCTTTTTCCCCTTCATCATTTTAGACACTATTAATGACAGGGTTAAACACTTTGATCAGTTCTGGAGTGCGGCTAAAACTAAAGGCTTTGAG GTGTATCTGGCTGAAATCACGGCAGACACTCAGACTTGCGCAAAGAGGAATGTCCATGGACGCACGCTGAAGGATATACTGAAG ATGTCCAACAACTGGGAGTCTTCGCCACGACATATGGTGCGCTTGGATGTCCGGTCCCTGCTTCAGGATGCTGCTATAGAGGAG gttgaaATGGAAGACTTCAATCCTGATGACGAGCCCCAGGAGCCcaagagagaagaggaagaagagggggaTATG GGCTACATTCCAAAAAGCAAATGGGAGATGGACACATCCGAGGCCAAACTTG ACAAGCTGGACGGTCTGAGCGGTGGAGGGAAGAGGAAGCGTGAAGACATGGCAGGCCTGGAGGACTACCTTCAGCTGCCGGACGACTATGCCACACGCATGTCTGAACCGGGGAAGAAAAGG GTTCGATGGGCTGATCTTGAAGAGCAAAAGGATGCAGATCGAAAGCGAGCTATTGGTTTTGTGGTGGGTCAAACGGACTGGGAAAGGATCACAGACGAGAGCGGCCAGCTGGCACAAAGAGCTCTCAACCGCACCAAGTATTTCTAA
- the ylpm1 gene encoding YLP motif-containing protein 1 isoform X2, translating to MYPSWGNYSGPQAQNYGGPGPRKQPTTGNPGQPAVGFGGFDAPSGGGSLFSSLQEQHLQQMQQLQMLHQKQLQSVLHHGNNAAAFGGGLSGGFPGSPWHSEGSGQFDSSAAAQPYFKQDETQPGRVPPAPTQGGHQQPPPPPPQPHSAETKPAPPPPEPQPKPPESNGAAKPKETPKKEPSTTEGDKSLPLQEQQQLWYKQHLQNLQKLKQEKAKQNQKGGDGSAGQTAAPLPPSEPPKNAPPPPPPKEEPPAPPPPPEEARSENVGKSPTFTDTPEVPKDPEEAARLQQLQAAAAQWQQVQQQRAGLQYQALMQQHEKLQQILEKYQQLIQQPANLQSMSAEMQLRHYEMQQQQFIPLFQDWDHCFVLWYEQFQTYPHKDQLQDYEHQWKQWQEQMNATNAHLQERVATLTAVVPFSSSQYNSGMMGQFGQYPGQDMQRQQQSVNPGVQQSPGASGPRPQGSQPTGFGTHSESPAGPTVRPSGPTGTGVRPPGPPVVQPTSFNSIRGPRPNNPRFDQPQQGFDAPPRFDQPQQRFDGPQRFDKPQQRFEGPPRFDKPQQRFDGPPRFDKPQQRFDGPARFDQPQQRFDGPARFDQPQQRFEGPTRFDTPRNRFDGPPRFDQPRQRFDGPPRFDQPRFGQQPRFETTRHPGPSPRFERPPVPQQGPQPKTEQGSQQPASVESKTQGKSTAHSQSEKEKGELEPINKTNTEDMTDDNLLVNEGFFVQSDPIPQTLKTSATPLESDSKNTSDNSEKAKPVNSKPSVAATSNVVSKSPAQNPPKPDGPVSSSKPPMIPKPSGIKPEPQGPGQVQSRPEPLRPTPSRGRGQPPMPAQVHGRGRGLRAGGEFGGSNTGPVGEKIGEMPYDYEGTEENMGMPEEQEDYHWEDPSYEEFGGEESEAPPEEMWMPEEHHFPEEEYYEEPIGGLHIGRGGHPMMRGGPPMMRGGPPVGRGGHPMGRGGPPMGRGGPPMGRGGPPMGRGGPPMGRGGPPMGRGGPPMGRGGPPMGRGGPSVGRGGAPMGRGEPMDRHWEEPESAEYSEEGDPYWRERRPPMRGMRPPFPPGRGRPPRGHPGFMHPGHGRLPHPPHGPIDHEALGHGMDTDETKMDPSMHPMYHGHDPHGHPVHPEAGRGRRRVPPPPHERMDPTEEPFYDEGREQEVGWQPPHARGPPPPPHELMDRGGIRRRPMGRGMARGMWRPGPRHEEYEEGYNEGYAVDYDHGEDGYRWRLQEDYPSDDYHDGKYYESEWDRERPPPERDYPPHMPPQEPFRDGRWQEERERGHQYSYEEHDRGRGELRIREYRDEPPYRLDESPYPVPSDWERPSRLPPPPDRRYPPDYQDPRARYEEPREERPLDLPHAPPAAPVTNLPESSAEPAPQGPGANVLALSQRQHEIILKAAQELKLIRELQEAKTPGTESQPATTDILPELPTGLLNLEIPQDVRNVLKGMSAAQTTATEPVPWESKPTTNYHPSLPSASIPPMIPKTVDYGHGHEPGTTVERISYGERIVLRPDPMTSDRGYEKEPLRLRDPYSRDPYYERRLDPYMDRREYSRERELYREKPEYERERFERERYPTPRDRDDRSPLAPPLRSGYRERDRDVRERDRSGSRDPDEHYGRPAYDRPPYERAGLDRSGPDRFGHSSSPYMDRRSFPEERGPQTAPPLPPPPQPPPKVEKKPEIKNIDDILKPPGRMSRPERIVIIMRGLPGSGKSHVAKLIRDKEVDCGGAPPRVLVLDDYFMTEVEKVEKDPDTGKRVKTKGLEYEYEPEMEDTYRNSMLKTFKKTLDDGFFPFIILDTINDRVKHFDQFWSAAKTKGFEVYLAEITADTQTCAKRNVHGRTLKDILKMSNNWESSPRHMVRLDVRSLLQDAAIEEVEMEDFNPDDEPQEPKREEEEEGDMGYIPKSKWEMDTSEAKLDKLDGLSGGGKRKREDMAGLEDYLQLPDDYATRMSEPGKKRVRWADLEEQKDADRKRAIGFVVGQTDWERITDESGQLAQRALNRTKYF from the exons GAGCAACAACAGCTGTGGTACAAACAGCATCTTCAGAATCTCCAGAAATTGAAGCAAGAGAAAGCCAAACAGAATCAGAAGGGTGGTGATGGTTCTGCAGGCCAAACAGCAGCTCCTCTcccaccatcagaaccaccaaaAAATGCACCTCCTCCACCGCCTCCTAAAGAAGAACCCCCagcaccacctccaccacccgAAGAAGCACGG AGTGAAAATGTAGGAAAGTCACCTACATTTACAGACACA CCTGAAGTCCCAAAAGATCCAGAAGAAGCTGCCCGCCTCCAGCAGTTACAGGCTGCAGCAGCACAGTGGCAGcaggtgcagcagcagagagcaggCTTACAATACCAGGCTCTCATGCAACAACATGAAAAGCTTCAGCAGATCTTGGAAAAATATCAACAGCTGATTCAACAACCTGCAAACCTACAG TCAATGTCTGCTGAAATGCAGCTGAGGCACTATGAAATGCAGCAACAGCAGTTCATCCCTTTATTCCAAGACTGGGATCACTGCTTCGTCTTGTGGTATGAACAGTTCCAGACCTATCCCCACAAAGACCAACTGCAGGACTATGAGCACCAGTGGAAACAGTGGCAGGAGCAAATGAACGCCACCAACGCCCACCTGCAAGAAAGAGTGGCAACTCTTACTGCCGTGGTGCCATTTTCCTCAAGCCAGTACAACAGTGGGATGATGGGACAGTTTGGCCAGTACCCTGGACAGGACATGCAAAGGCAGCAGCAATCAGTAAATCCAGGTGTACAGCAGTCCCCAGGTGCTAGTGGACCGAGGCCTCAAGGTTCACAGCCTACTGGCTTTGGGACACATTCAGAATCACCTGCTGGACCCACTGTGCGACCAAGTGGCCCTACTGGCACTGGAGTCAGACCTCCAGGTCCCCCAGTTGTTCAGCCAACAAGCTTCAACAGCATTAGAGGTCCACG GCCAAACAACCCCAGATTTGACCAGCCGCAGCAAGGTTTTGATGCTCCCCCAAGGTTCGACCAACCACAGCAGCGTTTTGATGGTCCCCAGAGATTTGACAAACCACAGCAGCGCTTTGAAGGTCCTCCAAGGTTTGACAAACCACAGCAGCGCTTTGATGGCCCTCCAAGGTTTGACAAACCACAGCAGCGCTTTGATGGCCCTGCTCGGTTTGACCAGCCACAGCAACGCTTTGATGGACCTGCTCGGTTTGACCAGCCACAGCAGCGTTTTGAGGGTCCCACTCGATTTGACACACCTAGGAATCGGTTCGATGGTCCCCCCAGATTTGACCAACCAAGGCAACGCTTTGATGGACCCCCCAGATTTGACCAACCTCGATTTGGTCAGCAGCCTCGGTTTGAGACTACAAGGCACCCTGGCCCTTCACCTCGTTTTGAACGTCCACCTGTGCCACAGCAAGGTCCCCAACCTAAGACAGAACAAGGCAGTCAGCAGCCTGCTAGTGTAGAGTCCAAGACCCAGGGGAAGTCAACAGCTCATTCAcagtctgaaaaagaaaaaggtgaaTTAGAACCCATTAATAAGACCAATACTGAAGACATGACAGATGACAACTTGCTTGTAAATGAGGGCttttttgtccaaagtgacccCATTCCTCAGACATTAAAAACAAGCGCTACACCTCTGGAATCAGATAGCAAAAACACTTCTGATAATAGTGAAAAAGCCAAACCTGTTAATAGCAAACCTTCTGTAGCTGCTACTTCCAATGTGGTCTCAAAAAGTCCTGCACAAAATCCTCCCAAACCGGATGGGCCAGTGTCAAGCAGCAAGCCACCAATGATTCCAAAACCTTCTGGAATCAAACCAGAGCCACAAGGTCCTGGCCAGGTGCAGTCACGACCAGAGCCTCTAAGGCCTACCCCTAGTAGGGGGCGAGGCCAGCCTCCCATGCCTGCCCAAGTACATGGTCGTGGACGTGGGTTAAGGGCCGGTGGAGAGTTTGGGGGATCAAACACTGGGCCTGTTGGGGAGAAGATAGGAGAAATGCCTTATGACTATGAGGGAACTGAAGAGAACATGGGGATGCCAGAAGAGCAAGAAGACTATCACTGGGAAGACCCTTCATATGAGGAGTTTGGCGGTGAGGAATCAGAGGCTCCCCCTGAAGAAATGTGGATGCCAGAAGAACATCACTTCCCAGAGGAAGAGTATTATGAAGAACCAATAGGAGGGCTCCACATCGGTAGGGGTGGACACCCAATGATGAGAGGTGGACCCCCAATGATGAGAGGAGGTCCACCTGTAGGTAGAGGTGGTCATCCCATGGGAAGAGGAGGGCCGCCTATGGGTAGAGGGGGACCACCTATGGGAAGAGGAGGTCCACCCATGGGTAGAGGGGGACCACCTATGGGGCGAGGAGGGCCACCCATGGGTAGGGGAGGACCACCTATGGGTAGAGGAGGGCCCCCTATGGGAAGAGGAGGTCCATCTGTAGGAAGAGGAGGAGCGCCCATGGGAAGAGGAGAGCCAATGGACAGACATTGGGAGGAGCCAGAGTCAGCTGAGTACTCGGAGGAGGGAGACCCTTACTGGAGAGAAAGGAGACCTCCAATGAGAGGTATGAGACCCCCATTTCCACCAGGCCGGGGTCGTCCCCCACGTGGCCACCCTGGTTTCATGCATCCAGGACACGGCCGTCTCCCTCACCCTCCACATGGACCAATAGATCATGAGGCATTAGGCCATGGAATGGAcactgatgagaccaaaatggaTCCATCAATGCACCCTATGTACCATGGCCACGACCCTCATGGCCATCCAGTGCATCCGGAGGCAGGAAGAGGCAGACGTCGTGTACCACCACCGCCTCATGAAAGGATGGATCCTACGGAAGAGCCATTTTATGATGAAGGAAGGGAGCAAGAAGTAGGTTGGCAACCACCACATGCCAGAGgccctccaccacctccacatgAGCTAATGGACAGAGGAGGAATAAGGAGGAGACCTATGGGTCGAGGAATGGCACGGGGGATGTGGCGACCAGGTCCAAGACATGAGGAGTATGAAGAAGGATATAACGAGGGTTACGCTGTGGATTATGATCATGGGGAAGATGGGTATCGCTGGCGGCTACAAGAGGACTATCCTTCTGATGACTATCATGATGGTAAATACTATGAGTCTGAGTGGGACAGAGAACGTCCTCCTCCTGAGAGGGACTACCCTCCCCACATGCCACCACAAGAGCCCTTTAGGGATGGCCGTTGGcaagaggaaagagaaagaggtCATCAGTATTCATATGAAGAGCATGACAGGGGACGAGGAGAACTCAGGATTCGTGAATACAGAGATGAGCCACCATACCGACTGGACGAATCCCCATACCCAGTTCCTTCAGACTGGGAAAGGCCTTCCAGGCTTCCTCCGCCACCAGATAGAAGGTATCCTCCTGACTATCAAGATCCCAGAGCTCGCTATGAGGAGCCTAGAGAAGAACGTCCTTTAGATTTGCCACATGCACCACCTGCTGCACCTGTCACAAATTTGCCTGAAAGCTCAGCTGAACCAGCGCCCCAAGGACCAGGAGCAAATGTTCTTGCCCTATCCCAGCGTCAGCATGAGATCATCCTGAAAGCTGCTCAAGAGCTTAAACTAATAAG AGAATTGCAGGAGGCAAAGACGCCTGGTACTGAATCTCAGCCTGCGACAACTGATATTCTGCCAGAACTGCCTACTGGTCTTCTTAATTTGGAGATCCCACAAGACGTCAGGAATGTTCTGAAG GGTATGAGTGCAGCACAGACAACTGCAACTGAACCTGTGCCTTGGGAAAGCAAACCTACAACAAATTACCATCCATCTCTCCCTTCTGCATCCATACCTCCAATGATTCCAAAGACTGTTGATTATGGGCATGGGCACG AGCCGGGAACCACTGTTGAGCGGATCTCTTATGGTGAGAGAATTGTGTTGAGGCCTGATCCAATGACATCAGACCGAGGCTATGAAAAAG AACCTCTTCGTCTCAGAGATCCTTACAGCAGAGACCCGTACTATGAAAGGCGATTGGACCCCTACATGGACCGCCGGGAgtacagcagagagagagaattaTACAGAGAAAAGCCTGAATATGAAAGAGAAAGATTTGAGAGGGAGCGCTACCCAACCCCAAGAGATAGAGATGACAG ATCTCCACTGGCGCCTCCTCTCCGCTCAGGATACCGAGAGAGAGACCGGGATGTTCGAGAGAGGGACCGAAGTGGCAGCCGTGATCCAGATGAACATTATGGAAGGCCTGCCTACGATAGACCTCCGTATGAACGCGCTGGACTTGACCGCAGTGGGCCTGATCGTTTCGGCCATAGTTCCTCACCTTACA TGGATAGAAGAAGTTTTCCAGAGGAAAGAGGGCCTCAGACTGCACCACCTCTCCCACCTCCACCACAGCCGCCTCCAAAAGTCGAGAAGAAGCCAGAAATCAAGAACATCGACGATATCCTTAAACCTCCTGGCAGAATGTCTCGGCCTGAACGG ATTGTCATCATAATGAGAGGACTTCCAGGGAGTGGAAAGAGTCACGTTGCAAAGCTCATACGG GACAAGGAAGTGGATTGTGGTGGTGCACCTCCAAGAGTCCTTGTTTTGGATGACTATTTCATGACGGAGGTTGAGAAAGTTGAGAAAGACCCAGACACTGGCAAGAGAGTCAAAACCAAG GGTCTTGAGTACGAGTATGAGCCAGAGATGGAGGATACCTACCGGAACAGCATGcttaaaacttttaagaaaacCCTGGATGACGGCTTTTTCCCCTTCATCATTTTAGACACTATTAATGACAGGGTTAAACACTTTGATCAGTTCTGGAGTGCGGCTAAAACTAAAGGCTTTGAG GTGTATCTGGCTGAAATCACGGCAGACACTCAGACTTGCGCAAAGAGGAATGTCCATGGACGCACGCTGAAGGATATACTGAAG ATGTCCAACAACTGGGAGTCTTCGCCACGACATATGGTGCGCTTGGATGTCCGGTCCCTGCTTCAGGATGCTGCTATAGAGGAG gttgaaATGGAAGACTTCAATCCTGATGACGAGCCCCAGGAGCCcaagagagaagaggaagaagagggggaTATG GGCTACATTCCAAAAAGCAAATGGGAGATGGACACATCCGAGGCCAAACTTG ACAAGCTGGACGGTCTGAGCGGTGGAGGGAAGAGGAAGCGTGAAGACATGGCAGGCCTGGAGGACTACCTTCAGCTGCCGGACGACTATGCCACACGCATGTCTGAACCGGGGAAGAAAAGG GTTCGATGGGCTGATCTTGAAGAGCAAAAGGATGCAGATCGAAAGCGAGCTATTGGTTTTGTGGTGGGTCAAACGGACTGGGAAAGGATCACAGACGAGAGCGGCCAGCTGGCACAAAGAGCTCTCAACCGCACCAAGTATTTCTAA